In the genome of Dermacentor silvarum isolate Dsil-2018 chromosome 1, BIME_Dsil_1.4, whole genome shotgun sequence, one region contains:
- the LOC119440135 gene encoding baculoviral IAP repeat-containing protein 5 gives MSEDPTPPINLSLRAVLEQKTDAAMHHVVNRLATFKDWPFSSDSPCSPARMADAGFYHCPTENEPDLARCYVCLKEMRDWKPHDDPFGEHARSTECEFLRLGKKPQDLTALDFLQLEKARTKNKVRKFVAVREAEKALNESR, from the coding sequence ATGTCCGAGGATCCGACGCCGCCCATCAACCTCTCCTTGCGAGCGGTGCTGGAGCAGAAGACAGATGCAGCTATGCACCACGTCGTGAACAGGCTGGCCACTTTCAAGGACTGGCCGTTCAGCAGCGACAGCCCGTGCTCTCCGGCGCGAATGGCCGACGCCGGTTTTTATCATTGCCCCACAGAGAACGAGCCGGACCTTGCTCGTTGCTACGTCTGCCTCAAGGAAATGAGGGACTGGAAGCCCCACGACGACCCCTTCGGGGAGCACGCTCGGTCCACCGAGTGCGAGTTTCTTCGGTTGGGCAAAAAGCCGCAGGATCTGACGGCGCTGGACTTTCTTCAACTGGAGAAAGCTCGCACGAAGAACAAGGTGCGGAAATTCGTGGCGGTTCGCGAGGCGGAGAAGGCACTGAACGAGTCGCGCTAA